Proteins from one Natronoarchaeum philippinense genomic window:
- a CDS encoding A24 family peptidase, with translation MIDLGLVLAPASDLLRLLAVPVFGWAAWRDVKIRRVPNATWLPLLALAVLALGLQALDLSATGGYVWRRFLSQVAISVGLVVPLAYIFWRIGGFGGADAKALMVLAVLFPAFPSYFLLGGSQEFPIVQTTVGVFSFTVLTNAVIVAAAYPVALVLYNAARRRFTSAMAVGLERPWTAVASAHGQLLERPDGLTRRGLDLDALRMYLRWRGLSLSELRERPDYYRDPDTLPEEPNPPTDGAVLSDDPATAVGVDADATPADAEPGETDGGAHRPDADYEDPWGAAAFLAAIDGSAYGTTPEGLRDGLDVLATEDTVWISPGIPFIVPLFAGLVVALVYGDVLFTILRFIGLV, from the coding sequence CTCGGACTCGTGTTGGCGCCGGCGTCGGATCTTCTGCGCTTGCTCGCCGTACCCGTGTTCGGGTGGGCCGCGTGGCGTGACGTGAAGATTCGTCGCGTGCCCAACGCGACGTGGCTGCCGCTGCTCGCGCTGGCCGTCCTCGCGCTTGGGCTGCAGGCGCTTGATCTGTCGGCGACGGGCGGCTACGTCTGGCGGCGATTCCTCAGCCAAGTGGCGATCAGCGTCGGGCTGGTCGTCCCACTGGCCTACATCTTCTGGCGCATCGGCGGCTTCGGCGGCGCCGACGCGAAGGCGCTGATGGTGCTCGCCGTGCTGTTCCCGGCGTTTCCGTCGTACTTCCTGCTCGGTGGGAGCCAGGAGTTCCCGATCGTCCAGACGACCGTCGGGGTGTTCTCCTTTACCGTCCTCACGAACGCCGTGATCGTCGCGGCGGCCTACCCCGTCGCGCTCGTCCTGTACAACGCCGCCAGACGCCGATTTACCTCGGCGATGGCGGTGGGGCTGGAGCGCCCGTGGACCGCGGTTGCCAGCGCTCACGGCCAGTTGCTCGAACGCCCCGACGGGCTGACCCGCCGCGGGCTCGACCTCGACGCGCTCCGGATGTATCTGCGCTGGCGCGGGCTCTCGCTCTCGGAACTGCGCGAGCGTCCCGACTACTACCGCGATCCCGACACGCTGCCCGAGGAGCCGAACCCGCCGACCGACGGCGCCGTGTTGTCGGACGATCCTGCGACGGCGGTCGGTGTCGACGCCGATGCCACCCCAGCAGACGCCGAACCTGGCGAAACCGACGGCGGCGCCCACCGACCGGACGCCGACTACGAGGACCCGTGGGGCGCCGCGGCGTTTCTGGCGGCTATCGACGGTTCGGCCTACGGGACGACGCCCGAGGGGCTCCGTGACGGGCTGGACGTGCTCGCCACAGAGGATACTGTCTGGATCTCGCCGGGCATTCCGTTTATCGTCCCGCTGTTCGCGGGGCTGGTCGTCGCGCTCGTCTACGGCGACGTGCTGTTTACGATTCTGCGCTTCATCGGGCTGGTCTGA